A single window of Methanothermobacter marburgensis str. Marburg DNA harbors:
- a CDS encoding superoxide dismutase: MEKKFYELPELPYPYDALEPYISEEQLRIHHEKHHQAYVDGANGVLRKLDDARENGEEVDIKAALKELSFHVGGYVLHLFFWGNMGPADECGGEPDGRLAEYIEKDFGSFQRFKKEFSQAAVSAEGSGWAVLTYCQRTDRLFIMQVEKHNVNVIPHFRILMVLDVWEHAYYIDYRNVRPDYVEAFWNIVNWKEVEKRFDDLF, translated from the coding sequence ATGGAGAAAAAATTCTATGAACTCCCTGAACTCCCATACCCCTACGATGCCCTTGAACCATACATATCAGAGGAGCAGCTGAGGATACACCATGAGAAGCACCATCAGGCCTACGTGGATGGGGCCAATGGCGTCCTCAGAAAACTCGACGATGCCCGGGAGAATGGCGAAGAAGTTGACATCAAGGCGGCCCTCAAGGAACTCTCATTCCACGTGGGGGGCTACGTCCTGCACCTATTCTTCTGGGGTAACATGGGACCCGCAGATGAATGCGGTGGGGAACCAGACGGGCGGCTTGCAGAGTACATAGAGAAGGACTTCGGAAGCTTTCAACGCTTTAAAAAAGAGTTTTCTCAGGCTGCTGTGAGCGCGGAGGGCTCAGGATGGGCTGTCCTCACCTACTGCCAGAGGACCGACAGGCTATTCATAATGCAGGTTGAAAAGCACAACGTCAACGTGATACCCCACTTCAGGATCCTCATGGTCCTGGATGTATGGGAACACGCCTACTACATTGACTACAGGAACGTGAGACCCGACTACGTTGAGGCATTCTGGAACATCGTAAACTGGAAAGAGGTTGAAAAACGCTTCGATGACCTCTTCTAA
- a CDS encoding peroxiredoxin has protein sequence MGEKVYELRKVKKKGRGMPLIGDKFPEMEVQTTHGLMKLPAEFKGRWFILFSHPADFTPVCTTEFVAFQEVYPELRELDCELVGLSVDQVFSHIKWIEWIEENLDTEIEFPVIADTGRVADTLGLIHPARPTNTVRAVFVVDPEGIIRAILYYPQELGRNIPEIVRMIRAFRVIDAEGVAAPANWPDNQLIGDHVIVPPASDIETARKRKEEYECYDWWLCHRSASGD, from the coding sequence ATGGGGGAGAAGGTATACGAACTCAGAAAGGTGAAGAAGAAGGGGCGCGGCATGCCCCTCATAGGGGATAAATTCCCTGAAATGGAGGTCCAGACAACCCACGGGCTGATGAAACTCCCGGCTGAATTCAAGGGAAGATGGTTCATACTCTTCAGCCACCCTGCAGACTTCACACCTGTCTGCACAACAGAGTTCGTGGCGTTCCAGGAGGTCTACCCTGAACTGAGGGAACTTGACTGTGAACTTGTGGGCCTCAGTGTTGACCAGGTATTCTCACACATCAAGTGGATCGAATGGATAGAGGAGAACCTTGATACCGAAATCGAGTTTCCTGTGATAGCGGATACAGGGAGAGTCGCGGATACCCTTGGACTCATACACCCGGCGAGGCCCACAAACACGGTGAGGGCGGTATTCGTGGTTGACCCTGAGGGGATAATCAGGGCGATACTCTACTATCCACAGGAACTTGGAAGGAACATCCCTGAGATCGTGAGGATGATACGCGCCTTCAGGGTCATAGATGCCGAGGGTGTGGCTGCACCTGCAAACTGGCCCGATAACCAGCTCATCGGTGACCATGTGATAGTCCCACCGGCATCTGATATTGAAACCGCCAGGAAAAGGAAAGAGGAATACGAATGCTACGACTGGTGGCTCTGCCACCGCAGCGCAAGTGGTGATTAG
- a CDS encoding signal recognition particle subunit SRP19/SEC65 family protein, with amino-acid sequence MIIWPAYLDSRKSRSQGRRVPLEYAVESPTASEILRAAKKLQLEARMESDKSYPSSWWESSGRVIVEYEGSKRELLIKLARLVRSSKKN; translated from the coding sequence ATGATAATATGGCCAGCCTATCTCGATTCACGGAAGTCAAGGAGCCAGGGGCGAAGGGTGCCCCTTGAATACGCGGTTGAATCACCAACTGCCAGTGAAATACTCAGGGCCGCAAAAAAACTCCAGCTTGAAGCCCGTATGGAATCTGATAAGTCATACCCTTCCTCATGGTGGGAATCATCAGGGAGGGTTATTGTTGAATATGAGGGGAGCAAGAGGGAACTCCTCATAAAACTTGCAAGGCTTGTGAGGTCCTCAAAGAAGAACTGA
- the recJ gene encoding single-stranded-DNA-specific exonuclease RecJ → MNMDELEGALRRARKLIDEAETVTVYSHTDCDGITAATILSKLLDGLGKEHEINIININEVPEVEHGPDLTVFSDLGSGQMVHENMKRNSRVLILDHHPPVRKRNFEPPRGELLEINPIFYGMDGSTSISGGGLSYLLARQFGYTDLSWMGLLAAVGDMQNIRTGKMVGANRVILEDSIREGAVECCSDLTIYGRHTRSIVSALSYFGDVTLPTTNNTNECIARLKNLGIPLKNDETQRRLCDLTDDEKRKLFNEIYRMMVNEVPRRYHKYLPKLILGEVYELRSEERYTVFRDLSEFSTAVNACNRNSRWKLAMDIIGGDRHEKLEELEGVLREHRAYLAVTLDRIMDEELIRDMDNLQYFHAPEVKTAVVGTVAGMLLGYGDWRRPMVGLAETGDGLKVSLRCSRLLAFDGIHFGSTMQRVAEKVGGSGGGHATACGAYIPAENEGEFLRLLNRAIEKVKVN, encoded by the coding sequence ATGAACATGGACGAACTTGAAGGTGCGCTCAGAAGGGCCCGTAAGCTGATTGATGAGGCTGAGACGGTTACAGTCTACAGCCACACGGACTGTGATGGTATAACAGCGGCAACCATCCTCAGCAAACTCCTTGATGGCCTCGGGAAGGAACATGAGATCAATATAATAAACATCAATGAGGTCCCTGAGGTTGAACATGGCCCGGATCTAACAGTTTTCAGTGACCTTGGATCCGGACAGATGGTCCATGAAAACATGAAAAGGAACTCCCGTGTTTTAATACTAGACCACCACCCCCCCGTGCGGAAGAGGAACTTTGAACCTCCACGGGGTGAGCTCCTTGAAATAAATCCCATCTTCTATGGAATGGATGGTTCAACCAGCATCTCAGGTGGGGGACTATCATATCTACTTGCAAGGCAGTTCGGATACACTGATCTCAGCTGGATGGGGCTCCTTGCCGCAGTGGGTGACATGCAGAACATCAGGACCGGTAAGATGGTTGGGGCTAACCGGGTGATCCTGGAGGACAGCATAAGGGAGGGTGCAGTTGAGTGCTGCAGTGACCTTACAATCTACGGTAGACACACCAGGTCCATCGTAAGTGCCCTCTCATACTTCGGGGATGTCACCCTGCCAACAACAAACAATACCAACGAGTGCATAGCAAGGCTTAAGAACCTTGGCATACCCCTGAAAAACGATGAAACCCAGAGGAGGCTCTGTGACCTTACAGATGACGAGAAAAGGAAACTCTTCAACGAGATATACCGTATGATGGTCAACGAGGTCCCCAGAAGGTACCATAAATACCTCCCCAAGCTCATACTTGGTGAGGTCTACGAGTTAAGATCAGAGGAGAGGTACACGGTATTCAGGGACCTATCCGAGTTCTCAACCGCAGTAAACGCGTGTAACCGGAACTCAAGGTGGAAGCTTGCAATGGATATCATCGGGGGTGATCGCCATGAAAAACTGGAGGAACTTGAGGGTGTCCTCAGGGAACACCGCGCCTACCTGGCGGTTACCCTCGACCGGATAATGGACGAGGAACTCATAAGGGATATGGATAACCTCCAGTACTTCCATGCCCCAGAGGTGAAAACTGCAGTGGTGGGTACGGTTGCGGGTATGCTCCTGGGTTACGGTGACTGGAGGAGGCCCATGGTAGGGCTTGCTGAAACCGGTGATGGGCTCAAGGTTTCACTTAGGTGCTCCCGCCTCCTGGCATTTGACGGCATACACTTCGGTTCAACCATGCAGAGGGTGGCGGAGAAGGTGGGGGGTAGCGGTGGTGGTCATGCCACTGCCTGCGGAGCATATATACCGGCTGAAAATGAGGGAGAATTCCTCAGACTCCTTAACAGGGCCATAGAAAAGGTGAAGGTGAATTGA
- a CDS encoding ACT domain-containing protein: MRVKQISIFLENKKGRLWKALSTLAEADINLRALSLADTSEFGILRLIVPEPERAADVLENSGFVVKLKDVVAVEMDDRPGGLASILGVLKDYDLNLDYIYAFVHEKKDKAILFMSTEDLDALEGALRDAGIRMVPPEEVYSL; the protein is encoded by the coding sequence ATGAGGGTTAAGCAGATATCAATATTTCTTGAAAACAAGAAGGGAAGGCTCTGGAAGGCACTGAGTACACTTGCAGAGGCAGATATAAACCTGAGGGCCCTATCACTTGCAGATACATCAGAATTCGGGATACTCAGGCTCATAGTACCTGAACCTGAACGCGCGGCAGATGTGCTTGAGAATAGCGGCTTTGTTGTTAAGCTGAAGGATGTTGTCGCAGTTGAGATGGATGACAGACCAGGGGGCCTTGCATCAATCCTTGGGGTCCTCAAGGACTATGACCTGAACCTTGACTACATATACGCATTTGTCCATGAAAAAAAGGATAAGGCGATACTCTTCATGAGTACAGAGGATCTGGATGCCCTTGAAGGGGCCCTGAGGGATGCCGGGATCCGGATGGTCCCACCAGAGGAGGTCTACTCCCTCTGA
- a CDS encoding pseudomurein-binding repeat-containing protein, with translation MKRYLPLILLGLIAIAFSGTASAVDIYVNSTGGDDNNDGLSWAAAKATIKNATGSAADNDVIWLADGEYTGPNNRGVTLNKNLTITGQTKEGTVIKLEGNPSLFTITKNLKLSNLTIRNAYSTTSGPVHISNANLKIENCLLLNNTAVSGGAVHAEFSTVTIENSALNNNTATYGGAMSADSFSTVTIENSALNNNTATHGGAIYSYIYSTLTIRNSTLNNNTATHGGAICTHSTTTVTIENSALNNNTATKLEGCGGAIRTYYYSKLTIRNSTLNNNTAPIGGAIFATYFSTVPIENSALNNNTATFLGEGGGGGAIHTYYYSKLTIRNSTLNNNTATYGGAVLAFCSTVTIENSTLNNNTAPKWGGVIYASSSNLTIYNSTLNNNTATYIEEEGGGGAIYASSSNLTIYNSTLNNNTATLGGAIHAYDSTVTITNTTLTNNTASLAGAILVRDCPAPARIMFCRIFNNPDRTDLNVYADNTVDARFNWWGSNTPDFSILVSGSVTYNPWIVLSINANPGTVLIGGTSQITADLHHDSDGALHDPSEGLVPYTGPANFSTTPGSIEDTNFTDGTATSTLTDLNTKGVATVCAKVDNETLNTTVTVLKPATFALTNLTVTPTTGTTPLNIRIKAMITNTGDFAGDYTATLKVNQRSIQNQTTTLNPGETKTIEFTLTITQPGTYNVTIGTLPPKLVTAGITINQLAGTANSVIKYYARYKRLPSSVTISGKKFTMAQLLDLLVRATIQINAGNLKPLSTRTVGYTGSTGTTRSIRLSKSLYISTAITIRNSINRYTTAPKYATTSYGKIPFTRLVYLYSKVLGFYGSYRKLPSYVSI, from the coding sequence ATGAAAAGATATCTTCCTTTAATTTTACTGGGTCTTATTGCGATAGCCTTTTCTGGCACGGCCAGTGCAGTGGATATCTATGTTAATTCCACTGGGGGGGATGACAACAATGACGGACTCTCATGGGCAGCAGCAAAGGCCACCATAAAGAATGCAACTGGATCGGCCGCAGACAATGACGTTATATGGCTTGCAGACGGCGAATACACCGGCCCAAATAACCGGGGTGTGACCCTCAACAAGAACCTGACAATCACCGGTCAGACAAAAGAGGGTACCGTCATAAAACTTGAAGGAAACCCGTCCTTATTCACAATCACAAAGAACCTAAAACTATCAAACCTCACAATCAGAAACGCCTACTCAACCACCTCTGGGCCAGTACATATATCCAATGCAAACCTAAAAATCGAAAACTGCCTACTCCTAAACAACACAGCAGTTTCAGGTGGAGCAGTACATGCAGAGTTCTCCACAGTAACGATAGAAAACAGCGCACTAAACAACAACACAGCAACCTACGGAGGAGCAATGAGCGCGGACTCTTTCTCTACAGTAACGATAGAAAACAGCGCACTAAACAACAACACAGCAACCCATGGAGGAGCAATATACTCATATATTTACTCCACATTAACAATAAGAAACAGCACACTAAACAACAACACAGCAACCCATGGAGGAGCAATATGCACACATTCCACCACCACAGTAACGATAGAGAACAGCGCACTAAACAATAATACAGCAACAAAGTTGGAAGGATGCGGGGGGGCAATACGCACATATTACTACTCCAAATTAACAATAAGAAACAGCACACTAAACAACAACACAGCACCCATTGGAGGAGCAATATTCGCCACCTATTTCTCTACAGTACCGATAGAGAACAGCGCACTAAACAACAACACAGCAACCTTTTTGGGAGAAGGAGGTGGAGGGGGAGCAATACACACATATTACTACTCCAAATTAACAATAAGAAACAGCACACTAAACAACAACACAGCAACCTATGGAGGAGCAGTACTGGCATTTTGCTCCACAGTAACGATAGAGAACAGCACACTAAACAACAACACAGCACCAAAGTGGGGAGGAGTAATATACGCAAGTTCCTCCAATCTAACGATATATAACAGCACACTAAACAACAACACAGCAACCTACATAGAAGAAGAAGGAGGTGGAGGGGCAATATACGCAAGTTCCTCCAATCTAACGATATATAACAGCACACTAAACAACAACACAGCAACCCTTGGAGGAGCAATACACGCATATGACTCAACGGTAACAATAACGAACACCACACTCACCAATAACACAGCATCCCTTGCTGGGGCAATACTTGTGCGTGATTGCCCGGCGCCAGCCAGAATCATGTTCTGCCGGATATTCAACAACCCGGACCGGACAGATCTAAATGTCTACGCAGATAATACTGTGGATGCCCGATTCAACTGGTGGGGCTCCAACACCCCAGACTTCTCAATCCTTGTCTCAGGAAGTGTAACATACAACCCATGGATCGTCCTGAGCATCAATGCCAACCCTGGCACAGTCCTGATAGGTGGAACCTCACAGATAACCGCGGACCTCCACCACGACAGTGACGGAGCACTGCATGATCCATCTGAAGGCCTAGTTCCCTACACAGGTCCCGCAAACTTCTCCACAACCCCCGGCTCGATAGAAGACACAAACTTCACAGATGGCACAGCCACCTCAACACTAACCGACCTAAATACCAAGGGTGTTGCCACGGTATGTGCCAAAGTTGACAACGAAACACTAAACACCACAGTCACAGTCCTGAAACCAGCCACATTCGCACTAACCAACTTAACAGTCACACCCACAACCGGAACAACACCACTCAACATCAGAATAAAAGCCATGATCACCAACACAGGAGACTTTGCAGGCGATTACACAGCAACCCTCAAGGTAAACCAGAGATCCATACAAAACCAGACAACCACCCTAAACCCCGGAGAAACAAAAACAATCGAATTCACACTAACAATCACCCAACCAGGAACCTACAATGTAACCATCGGCACACTCCCACCTAAACTGGTAACTGCAGGTATAACAATAAACCAGCTTGCAGGAACTGCAAATTCTGTCATAAAATACTATGCACGCTATAAAAGACTCCCATCCTCAGTGACAATCTCAGGAAAAAAATTCACAATGGCACAGCTCCTGGACCTCCTTGTGCGTGCAACCATCCAGATCAACGCAGGCAACCTGAAACCACTCAGCACACGAACCGTAGGCTACACAGGCTCAACAGGAACCACCAGATCAATCAGACTCTCAAAATCACTTTACATATCCACAGCAATCACCATAAGAAACTCAATAAACAGATACACAACGGCACCCAAATACGCAACAACCAGTTATGGGAAAATACCCTTCACAAGACTCGTTTACCTCTACAGTAAAGTCCTGGGATTTTATGGAAGTTACAGGAAACTCCCCAGCTACGTGAGTATCTAA
- a CDS encoding FprA family A-type flavoprotein: MKARKIADGVYYTGIIDWDRRTFDELVALPRGTSYNSYIVSGSSATALIDSAEPSKSSEFLGIIREMETEIHYIISQHAEQDHSGTIPELLDMYPDAEVLGTPACIELLRELLRIDGNFRAIEDGETLSLGDRTLRFIVTPWVHWPDTMVTYLEEERILFTCDFFGSHLATSDIMEVPEGFLREAKRYYAHIMMPFSQMVTSNLRKISDLDISLIAPSHGPLVSIPDLIIDAYRRWTSGGSKTVIAYTTMHRSTEIMVERLTEKLMELGVSVRPINVAESDTGEFLTELVDALVLVVASPTVLTRPHPAVASALYLVNALRPPLKHIALMGSYGWGTLIESEVKGLLSNLNVEYLEPVLVKGLPREEDLQRIDELAIQIKEIGGELNGK, from the coding sequence ATGAAAGCCAGAAAAATTGCAGATGGGGTTTACTACACCGGTATCATTGACTGGGACCGGAGGACCTTTGATGAGCTTGTAGCCCTCCCACGGGGCACAAGCTACAACTCATACATCGTCTCTGGAAGCAGTGCCACGGCACTCATTGATTCTGCAGAGCCCTCAAAGAGCAGTGAATTCTTGGGGATCATAAGGGAGATGGAAACTGAAATCCACTACATAATCTCCCAGCACGCAGAACAGGACCACTCAGGCACAATCCCGGAACTCCTTGACATGTACCCTGACGCAGAGGTCCTGGGGACACCTGCCTGCATTGAACTCCTCAGGGAACTTCTAAGGATCGATGGAAACTTCAGGGCAATTGAGGATGGTGAGACACTCTCCCTAGGTGACAGGACGCTGAGATTCATTGTAACACCCTGGGTGCACTGGCCCGACACCATGGTAACCTACCTTGAGGAGGAGCGCATACTCTTCACCTGCGACTTCTTTGGATCACACCTTGCAACATCGGACATCATGGAGGTGCCTGAGGGTTTCCTGCGGGAGGCCAAGAGGTACTACGCCCATATCATGATGCCCTTCAGCCAGATGGTCACATCCAACCTCAGGAAGATCTCGGACCTTGACATATCACTCATAGCACCATCCCATGGCCCACTGGTATCCATACCTGACCTCATAATCGATGCATACAGGAGATGGACCTCTGGGGGCAGTAAAACGGTGATCGCATACACCACCATGCACAGAAGCACGGAGATCATGGTTGAGAGACTCACAGAGAAACTCATGGAACTTGGTGTGAGTGTAAGACCCATCAACGTTGCAGAGTCCGATACCGGGGAATTCCTCACGGAACTCGTGGATGCCTTGGTCCTGGTTGTCGCATCACCCACGGTGCTCACAAGGCCCCACCCGGCAGTTGCATCGGCACTCTACCTTGTGAATGCACTGAGACCCCCGCTGAAGCACATTGCACTGATGGGATCCTACGGGTGGGGGACACTCATTGAATCCGAGGTCAAGGGTCTGCTATCCAACCTGAACGTGGAGTACCTTGAACCAGTCCTTGTGAAGGGCCTTCCACGTGAGGAGGACCTTCAGAGGATAGATGAACTTGCCATTCAGATAAAGGAAATAGGGGGTGAATTAAATGGTAAGTGA
- a CDS encoding phenylacetate--CoA ligase family protein codes for MIWNREMECISREELEELQLKRLQDTVRRAYENVPYYHEAFEKEGVYPEDIESLDDITRLPYTTKDDLRKVYPFGMFAVPRKEIVEVHTSSGTTGKPVVSGYTREDIEIWSEVMARGLTMMGLTEDDVIQNTHGYGLFTGGFGVHYGAQKIGATVIPISTGQTRRQIEIMKDFGTTVMIFTPSYGLYLSEVAAEEGFDPAESQLKAIGFGAEMWTEEMRAEIERRFNAPAFNIYGLTEIMGPGVAMECSEKNGLHIAEDHFYPEIIDKNCERVGPGERGELVLTTLTRVGMPVIRFRTKDITSIDYGPCGCGRTLARISKITGRVDDMLKVRGVSVFPSQIEKALLRIEGIEPHYQIIVTRPHLMDELEVRVETSPELFSDDIRQMVETRDRIEEFIENEIGLRVKVTLVEPGTIPRSEGKAVRVIDKRNL; via the coding sequence ATGATCTGGAACAGGGAAATGGAATGCATAAGCAGGGAGGAACTGGAGGAACTTCAGCTTAAAAGGCTTCAGGACACAGTAAGGAGGGCATATGAAAACGTACCCTACTACCATGAGGCCTTCGAGAAGGAGGGCGTGTACCCGGAGGACATAGAGTCCCTGGACGACATCACAAGGTTACCCTACACCACCAAGGATGACCTCCGAAAGGTCTACCCCTTCGGGATGTTCGCTGTCCCCAGGAAGGAGATAGTGGAGGTCCACACATCCTCAGGGACCACAGGAAAACCCGTTGTCTCAGGGTACACCAGGGAGGACATAGAGATATGGAGTGAGGTCATGGCCAGGGGCCTCACAATGATGGGCCTCACAGAGGATGACGTCATCCAGAACACCCATGGCTATGGGCTCTTTACAGGGGGATTCGGGGTCCACTACGGTGCCCAGAAGATCGGGGCTACCGTTATCCCCATCTCAACCGGACAGACAAGAAGGCAGATAGAGATAATGAAGGACTTCGGGACAACGGTCATGATATTCACCCCCTCCTATGGCCTCTACCTCTCTGAGGTTGCAGCTGAGGAGGGCTTTGACCCTGCCGAATCCCAGTTAAAGGCCATAGGATTTGGGGCTGAGATGTGGACAGAGGAGATGAGGGCCGAGATAGAGAGGAGATTCAATGCACCGGCCTTCAACATATACGGCCTCACCGAAATCATGGGCCCAGGGGTTGCAATGGAGTGCAGTGAGAAGAATGGCCTCCACATTGCAGAGGACCACTTCTACCCTGAGATCATAGATAAGAACTGTGAAAGGGTCGGCCCAGGTGAAAGGGGGGAGCTGGTACTCACAACCCTCACAAGGGTGGGGATGCCGGTTATAAGGTTCAGGACAAAGGATATAACCTCAATAGATTATGGGCCATGTGGCTGCGGCAGGACCCTTGCAAGGATCTCAAAGATCACAGGCAGGGTCGATGACATGCTCAAGGTCAGGGGAGTTTCAGTGTTCCCATCCCAGATAGAGAAGGCGCTCCTCCGCATAGAGGGTATTGAGCCCCACTACCAGATAATAGTGACAAGGCCCCACCTCATGGATGAACTTGAGGTGAGGGTGGAGACCTCCCCTGAACTCTTCTCAGATGACATCCGGCAGATGGTAGAGACCAGGGACCGGATCGAGGAGTTCATAGAAAACGAGATAGGCCTCAGGGTTAAGGTGACCCTGGTTGAACCAGGCACGATACCAAGGAGTGAGGGGAAGGCAGTAAGGGTGATAGATAAGAGGAACCTTTAA
- the rd gene encoding rubredoxin — MDKYVCQMCGYIYDPEEGDPTSGIEPGTAFEDLPDDWVCPVCGVGKDQFKKMD; from the coding sequence ATGGACAAATACGTCTGCCAGATGTGCGGATACATCTACGACCCTGAAGAGGGAGACCCCACATCAGGGATAGAACCCGGAACAGCGTTTGAGGACCTCCCCGACGACTGGGTATGCCCTGTATGTGGCGTTGGAAAGGACCAGTTCAAGAAGATGGATTAA
- a CDS encoding ferritin — protein MVSERMQEALNRQLNAELYSAYLYLSMAAYYEASDLPGFANWMRVQAQEELAHAMKFYDYLVQRGARVVLEEIEKPPFEWESPLEVSKHVLEHERKVTGLINDLVDLAISERDHATNNFLQWFVAEQVEEEESAGSVLQKVRLASDSPSGLLMLDAELGKRVYNPPANEKGG, from the coding sequence ATGGTAAGTGAAAGGATGCAGGAGGCCCTCAACAGGCAGCTCAACGCTGAACTCTACTCAGCATACCTCTATCTTTCAATGGCAGCCTACTATGAGGCCTCTGACCTCCCGGGATTTGCAAACTGGATGCGTGTTCAGGCCCAGGAGGAACTTGCACACGCAATGAAGTTCTACGACTACCTTGTCCAGAGGGGTGCAAGGGTCGTGCTTGAGGAGATAGAGAAACCACCATTCGAGTGGGAGTCCCCACTGGAGGTATCCAAGCATGTCCTGGAACATGAGAGGAAGGTCACAGGACTCATAAATGACCTCGTTGACCTTGCAATCTCAGAGAGGGACCATGCAACCAACAATTTCCTCCAGTGGTTCGTGGCAGAACAGGTTGAGGAGGAGGAATCAGCGGGTTCAGTGCTCCAGAAGGTGCGCCTTGCATCGGATTCACCAAGCGGCCTTCTTATGCTCGACGCGGAACTTGGAAAGAGGGTTTACAACCCACCAGCAAATGAAAAGGGGGGATAA
- a CDS encoding DUF7839 domain-containing protein, with amino-acid sequence MKAFRKKGELTRFQVLSEIAWRQPYVRQRDIADELGITVQAVSENIKSLIAEGLVEAGSGRSHYKITRRGGEKLKSAAVSLRQYADEVLEYMSSYKSIWPAIAWEDLNAGDEVELFMDDGVLYARRRTNGEAHATVMKSASEGEDVALTELSGTIPLQRGKVTIAVLPGISEGGSGAADLERIRELAHGQDRIGIMGTVSRAAATRLNLNVDFEFATPHAALAAAKRGLNVLVLAVGKMSRSITKKLEDEGIEYSVEDVRVKGE; translated from the coding sequence ATGAAGGCTTTCAGAAAGAAGGGAGAACTTACACGTTTCCAGGTGCTGAGTGAGATAGCGTGGCGTCAGCCCTATGTGAGGCAACGGGATATAGCAGATGAACTGGGAATAACGGTCCAGGCAGTGTCTGAGAACATAAAGAGCCTCATAGCAGAGGGCCTTGTGGAGGCAGGAAGTGGAAGGTCCCACTACAAGATAACCCGGAGGGGTGGTGAGAAGCTCAAGAGTGCTGCTGTGAGCCTCAGGCAATACGCCGATGAGGTCCTGGAGTACATGAGTTCCTACAAGTCCATCTGGCCAGCCATCGCCTGGGAGGACCTCAACGCAGGTGATGAGGTCGAACTGTTCATGGACGACGGCGTCCTCTACGCCCGGAGGAGGACCAACGGGGAAGCCCACGCCACAGTCATGAAAAGTGCCTCAGAGGGCGAGGACGTGGCCCTCACAGAACTCAGCGGCACCATACCTCTCCAGAGGGGAAAGGTGACCATCGCGGTTCTCCCGGGGATATCCGAGGGCGGTTCAGGGGCAGCGGACCTTGAAAGGATAAGGGAACTCGCCCATGGTCAGGACAGGATAGGTATAATGGGGACAGTTTCAAGGGCCGCAGCGACCAGGTTAAACTTAAATGTTGATTTTGAATTTGCAACCCCCCATGCTGCCCTTGCAGCCGCAAAGAGGGGTCTGAATGTCCTCGTACTTGCAGTTGGTAAGATGAGCAGAAGCATAACAAAGAAACTGGAAGATGAGGGCATAGAGTACTCGGTTGAGGATGTCAGGGTTAAGGGGGAGTAG
- a CDS encoding rubredoxin produces the protein MKRYKCRVCGYIYDPEKGEPRTDTPPGTPFEDLPETWRCPSCGAKKKMFKPLD, from the coding sequence TTGAAAAGATACAAATGCAGGGTTTGTGGATACATCTACGACCCTGAGAAGGGCGAACCAAGGACAGACACACCACCAGGAACACCGTTTGAGGACCTCCCTGAGACATGGAGGTGCCCGTCATGCGGTGCAAAGAAGAAGATGTTCAAACCACTGGACTGA